A single window of Mugil cephalus isolate CIBA_MC_2020 chromosome 1, CIBA_Mcephalus_1.1, whole genome shotgun sequence DNA harbors:
- the LOC124996467 gene encoding tumor necrosis factor receptor superfamily member 14-like yields the protein MFLLHDKTSRRTSLRTSAFLIIVMKVLCCQTFTCGPQEYSTGNKCCSMCPPGNRVETVCTESSNTSCLPCMSGTYMDKDTGHKRCLLCTNCDTGSGLKVKTSCTTTSDTVCEPLEGFFCIDLINGQCAAAQKHKDCDPGQYIKEKGTSSSDTVCSDCSDGTFSDGTLTSCHQHTQCESMNLQLKTAGNTTTDSVCGEQISNVGVIVGVSVGLVVLVILIVVVVAVLYYIKRKTKSFKVTDKNRNADNSREIPVSKQPPVQESVPLQQEEVRQLCALQLNVYSLRIFWLCDVSTNVCVVIQCVSLLRLNLCNQSKLSDEICFLWTTFAPQSSYYAFGRRQVFFTEKRKDKLATVISDLLTVA from the exons atgttccTGCTACATGACAAGACTTCAAGAAGAACATCTTTGAGAACTTCAGCTTTTCTG ATAATTGTGATGAAAGTCTTGTGCTGTCAAACCTTCACATGTGGTCCACAAGAGTATTCAACAGGGAATAAATGCTGCTCAATGTGTCCACCTG gaaacagagttGAAACAGTTTGTACAGAGTCCAGTAACACATCATGTCTGCCCTGCATGAGTGGAACTTATATGGATAAAGATACTGGACATAAGCGGTGTTTGCTATGTACCAACTGTGATACAG gttctggtctgaaggtaaagacgtcatgtacaacaacatcagatacAGTTTGTGAACCACTTGAAGGATTCTTCTGTATTGACTTAATAAATGGCCAATGTGCAGCAGCTcagaaacacaaggactgtGATCCAGGACAATACATCAAGGAAAAAG gtacatcctcctcagacactgtgtgctctgactgcagtgatggaacattttcagatggaacattaacatcttgtcaccaacacacaca atgtgaatcaatgaaccttcagctgaaaacagcaggaaaTACAACAACTGATTCTGTTTGTGGGGAACAAATTTCAAATGTTGGAGTTATTGTGGGCGTCAGCGTTGGTCTGGTGGTTTTAGTCATtctaatagtagtagtagtagcagtattgTACTACatcaaaagaaagacaaagtcTTTTAAAG ttacagacaaaaacagaaatgcagacaACTCCAGAGAG ATACCTGTAAGTAAACAACCACCAGTCCAAGAGTCAGTGCcactgcagcaggaggaggtaaGACAACTGTGTGCTCttcaattaaatgtttattcacTGAGGATCTTCTGGTTGTGTGATGtctctacaaatgtttgtgttgtaattcagtgtgtttctctcctcaggTTGAACCTGTGTAACCAGTCTAAACTCTCGGATGAAATCTGTTTTCTATGGACTACATTTGCTCCACAATCCAGTTATTATGCATTTGGACGCCGGCAAGTTTTCttcacagagaagagaaaagacaaattaGCGACAGTGATCAGTGACCTGCTGACAGTCGCATAG